The Pricia mediterranea genome includes a window with the following:
- a CDS encoding Fic family protein, with the protein MATPGEKLAESLERLKALQDSGIVAIKADDLSRVHKERLIKNGFIKEVVKGWYIGTPHDEQQGDSTSWFTSFWDFSARYLQDRYGEDYCISAEQSLMFHAGNNVVPGQLIVRSTKGNNSVTKLLFGTSIFVMKSPLPDVAEIETRNGIRIVSLASSIVHSTPSTFTKQSIDSRTALMMIRDASELLPILLEGGHSTIAGRLVGAYRNLGQDKIADEISKTMIAAGYDVRETDPFKEPSPIKFDPRERSPYVNRIKLMWQEMREVVIAAFPKAPGIPDDLKSYMEKIDEIYVTDAYHSLSIEKYKVTPELIERVRSGEWNLEDNEADLKQKDAMAARGYWLAFNAVKKSIQRIFEGENPGKVTDEEHGDWYRELFGPSITTGILKPSDLAGYRNAQVYIGQSIHTPINVHGVREVMPLLFELLASEKVAGVRAVLGHFFFVHIHPYMDGNGRMGRFLMNVMLISGGYPWTVIPIEERDSYMQALESASVENNIEPFAKFMAYLVDAGLQGKPIAKKLV; encoded by the coding sequence ATGGCAACACCGGGAGAAAAACTAGCGGAATCATTGGAAAGGCTCAAAGCACTACAAGATTCGGGCATCGTTGCTATTAAGGCCGATGATCTGTCCAGGGTGCATAAAGAGAGATTGATTAAAAATGGATTTATAAAGGAAGTAGTTAAAGGATGGTACATCGGCACACCGCATGACGAACAACAAGGCGATAGTACCTCTTGGTTTACCTCCTTTTGGGACTTTTCCGCAAGATATTTACAAGATCGCTACGGAGAGGATTACTGTATTTCGGCAGAGCAATCTTTGATGTTCCATGCCGGAAACAATGTTGTGCCAGGGCAATTGATCGTAAGGTCTACCAAAGGCAACAATTCAGTTACAAAATTACTATTTGGTACTTCGATATTCGTTATGAAATCGCCCTTGCCAGATGTAGCGGAAATCGAAACCCGCAACGGAATACGAATTGTTAGTCTAGCTTCTTCCATAGTGCATAGTACTCCGTCAACATTCACGAAACAATCCATTGATTCGAGAACCGCACTTATGATGATACGGGACGCATCCGAATTGCTTCCAATCTTACTCGAAGGCGGACACTCCACCATTGCCGGAAGACTGGTCGGCGCGTATCGAAATCTGGGACAAGATAAAATTGCAGACGAGATTTCAAAAACAATGATAGCTGCCGGATATGATGTCAGGGAAACGGATCCGTTCAAAGAACCGTCTCCGATAAAATTTGACCCAAGAGAACGATCTCCGTATGTAAATCGAATAAAATTGATGTGGCAAGAAATGAGGGAAGTTGTAATTGCAGCCTTTCCAAAAGCCCCAGGCATTCCTGATGATTTGAAATCATACATGGAAAAAATCGATGAAATCTATGTAACCGATGCCTATCATTCGTTATCCATTGAAAAATATAAGGTAACTCCGGAACTGATCGAGCGCGTTCGAAGTGGAGAATGGAATCTGGAAGATAATGAAGCAGACTTGAAACAAAAAGATGCCATGGCCGCTAGGGGGTACTGGTTGGCATTCAACGCGGTCAAGAAAAGTATTCAGCGAATTTTCGAAGGAGAGAATCCGGGGAAGGTCACAGATGAAGAACACGGTGATTGGTACAGGGAATTATTTGGTCCCAGCATTACCACTGGAATATTAAAACCTTCGGATTTGGCAGGGTACCGAAATGCCCAAGTCTATATTGGTCAGTCCATTCATACCCCGATTAATGTGCACGGTGTACGGGAAGTAATGCCCTTGCTCTTTGAGTTGCTGGCATCTGAAAAAGTGGCTGGCGTACGTGCGGTACTGGGACATTTTTTCTTTGTGCACATACACCCCTATATGGATGGAAACGGTCGTATGGGTCGTTTCTTAATGAACGTGATGCTTATCTCAGGGGGGTATCCATGGACTGTAATTCCGATAGAAGAAAGGGACAGCTATATGCAGGCACTTGAAAGTGCGAGTGTTGAAAATAATATCGAACCTTTTGCCAAATTTATGGCGTATCTCGTAGATGCCGGTTTACAGGGAAAGCCGATAGCGAAGAAATTAGTATGA
- a CDS encoding tyrosine-type recombinase/integrase, whose translation MFSYYFAGIRISDVLQMKWADLMDGRLYYTMNKNEKPVSLKIPDQAEEILGFYRPLRQSNAGYIFPYLKKANPNSKRDIFVKTRSGTAVLNKYLKEIAEKCGITKTLSNHIARHSFGNIAGDAISPLMLQKLYRHSDLKTTIMYQANFIHKDADDALDAVLNS comes from the coding sequence TTGTTCTCTTATTATTTTGCAGGAATCCGGATTTCGGACGTGCTGCAAATGAAATGGGCCGATTTGATGGACGGCCGTCTCTATTATACCATGAACAAAAACGAAAAGCCGGTAAGCCTAAAAATTCCCGATCAGGCCGAGGAGATATTAGGTTTTTACCGACCGTTGCGCCAGTCAAATGCCGGTTATATTTTTCCCTATCTGAAAAAAGCGAATCCCAATAGCAAGCGAGACATATTTGTAAAGACCCGCAGTGGAACCGCTGTACTTAACAAATATCTAAAAGAGATTGCCGAAAAATGCGGGATTACAAAAACGCTTTCCAACCATATTGCCCGCCACTCTTTTGGTAATATTGCAGGGGATGCCATTTCGCCCCTGATGCTGCAAAAACTGTATCGGCATAGCGATTTAAAAACGACCATCATGTATCAGGCAAATTTTATCCATAAAGATGCGGATGATGCCTTGGATGCTGTTTTGAATTCTTAA
- a CDS encoding outer membrane lipoprotein-sorting protein encodes MGTPRTARTLKIRDVCQKRTIIKKRLLLSDVQQEDGCWYPMAMNYKDVLKDGKGIDFIVTQIEFNTEIPEYIFSKAGLKQ; translated from the coding sequence GTGGGTACACCAAGAACGGCTCGTACCTTAAAAATAAGAGATGTATGCCAAAAGCGGACAATTATTAAAAAAAGGTTGTTGCTCAGCGATGTACAGCAAGAAGACGGCTGCTGGTATCCCATGGCCATGAACTATAAAGACGTGCTCAAAGACGGCAAAGGCATCGATTTCATCGTGACCCAAATAGAATTCAACACCGAAATACCGGAGTATATTTTTAGTAAAGCGGGGTTGAAGCAGTAA
- a CDS encoding serine hydrolase domain-containing protein: MKKYLNQFLSGLAILVLATSCKSNANTSETTNIVKPETVGISSDSLAAATERLHKHVDEGKLPGTFMRVIKDGEVIYDDKYGHIDVANNTPTQENSLYRIFSMTKPVTATAIMTLYDQGKLSLDDKVSKYIPEFAQTQVYKEVDGKHSTEPQKNEMTIRHLLTHTSGIPYGWEKSYTDSIYATKQFMGQDWTIEEMTKELATVPLKFQPGTKYNYGLGIDVAGYIVEVISGKKLDDYFKSVIFDPLEMDNTAFYVPEEKMDRTALIYTHDEEGKIKTPEKGMTFEVTEPPKLLLGGAGLFSTLGDYEKFCRMLLNKGELNGKRVLSEKAVELIMTDQFPTEVEKQPGMGHGLSGTVRLDTGEYSWGGAAATKFWIDPTNNLIVIGYTQLMGGETDYATEFKATVDRSLMDQ; the protein is encoded by the coding sequence ATGAAAAAATACCTAAATCAGTTTTTATCTGGATTGGCCATTTTGGTACTGGCCACATCTTGTAAGTCCAATGCCAATACATCGGAAACCACCAATATCGTTAAACCTGAAACGGTAGGCATATCCTCCGATTCCCTGGCCGCGGCCACCGAGAGACTGCATAAACATGTGGACGAGGGCAAGTTACCAGGTACCTTTATGAGGGTGATCAAAGATGGCGAGGTCATCTATGACGATAAATACGGTCATATCGATGTCGCCAATAATACGCCGACCCAAGAAAATTCCTTATACCGTATTTTCTCGATGACAAAGCCCGTTACCGCCACGGCAATCATGACGCTTTACGACCAAGGAAAACTAAGTTTGGACGATAAAGTCTCTAAATACATTCCCGAATTCGCTCAAACTCAGGTATACAAAGAAGTCGATGGCAAGCACAGTACGGAGCCGCAAAAAAATGAGATGACCATCCGTCATTTATTGACCCACACTTCGGGCATCCCCTACGGATGGGAGAAGAGTTACACGGATTCCATTTACGCTACCAAACAATTTATGGGGCAAGACTGGACCATTGAGGAAATGACGAAGGAATTGGCTACGGTACCCTTAAAATTCCAGCCGGGCACAAAATATAATTATGGTCTGGGTATCGATGTGGCGGGCTATATCGTGGAAGTAATTTCTGGCAAAAAGTTGGATGACTATTTCAAATCGGTAATTTTTGATCCGTTAGAAATGGATAACACCGCATTTTATGTTCCCGAAGAAAAAATGGATCGAACGGCCCTAATCTACACCCATGATGAAGAGGGCAAAATAAAGACGCCTGAAAAGGGCATGACCTTCGAAGTTACTGAACCACCGAAATTATTATTAGGTGGAGCAGGCTTGTTTTCGACCTTGGGCGATTATGAAAAATTTTGCCGAATGCTCCTGAACAAAGGGGAATTGAACGGCAAACGTGTATTGTCGGAAAAAGCGGTTGAGTTGATAATGACCGACCAATTTCCGACCGAAGTTGAGAAACAACCGGGAATGGGCCACGGACTCTCCGGAACGGTAAGGCTCGATACGGGAGAATATAGCTGGGGCGGTGCCGCCGCAACCAAATTTTGGATAGACCCTACCAACAACCTTATCGTTATCGGCTATACCCAGTTGATGGGTGGGGAAACGGATTATGCCACGGAGTTTAAGGCTACGGTCGATCGTTCTTTGATGGACCAGTAG
- a CDS encoding amidohydrolase family protein has product MRAIFLFFIIFVLFSCKQKNANDETGAETKATTELDEIEIIDVHTHFHNDRNYLNDFMKERKMKTVLVDVAKHNVSDSAKVKRSWKDYVALANKHPNLFWLCSSLMGVGIDTPDFAEKEIARLRKEIAEGAKMVKVWKNFGMVTKDKSDKYIQIDDPRLQPIWDFLKEQNIPVMAHIAEPLQAWRPLNPNSPHFGYYSDHPEYHAFNFPKIPSYETIIAARDNWIANNPDLQILCAHVGSMSHDVDMVAERLDKYPNMKVELAARFGDLATQESEKVRAFFEKYQDRILFGTDFGNSGDQANLDSEELAAEREELASDYDRLHTYLSTSDSVLIRGQANVGLSLPTDVLKKIYVTNATDLLKL; this is encoded by the coding sequence ATGAGAGCAATTTTTCTTTTTTTCATCATTTTCGTTCTTTTCTCATGTAAACAAAAAAACGCTAATGACGAAACAGGAGCCGAAACAAAGGCTACCACTGAACTCGATGAGATTGAAATCATAGATGTCCACACCCATTTTCACAATGACCGTAATTATCTCAATGACTTCATGAAAGAGCGCAAAATGAAAACGGTTTTGGTAGATGTTGCCAAACACAACGTTTCAGACTCTGCAAAGGTTAAGCGAAGTTGGAAGGACTATGTTGCTTTGGCGAACAAGCACCCTAACCTCTTTTGGCTATGTTCTTCTTTGATGGGCGTAGGAATCGATACCCCTGATTTCGCAGAAAAAGAAATTGCGCGCCTCAGGAAAGAAATTGCCGAAGGGGCCAAAATGGTGAAAGTGTGGAAAAATTTTGGAATGGTGACAAAAGACAAGTCGGACAAATACATTCAGATAGACGACCCCAGGCTACAGCCAATCTGGGATTTTCTAAAGGAACAGAATATACCGGTAATGGCGCATATAGCAGAACCACTACAAGCCTGGAGACCCCTAAATCCCAATAGTCCCCATTTTGGTTATTATAGCGATCATCCAGAATATCATGCCTTTAATTTCCCCAAGATTCCTTCCTATGAAACCATCATAGCTGCTAGGGACAATTGGATAGCAAATAATCCCGATCTACAGATTCTGTGCGCTCACGTTGGAAGTATGTCCCATGACGTTGATATGGTGGCAGAGCGGTTAGACAAATATCCGAACATGAAAGTGGAACTGGCCGCCAGATTTGGAGATCTCGCCACTCAAGAATCTGAAAAAGTAAGAGCCTTTTTTGAGAAATACCAAGACCGTATATTATTCGGAACGGACTTCGGAAATAGTGGTGACCAAGCTAACTTAGATTCCGAGGAACTTGCAGCTGAACGAGAGGAACTGGCTTCTGATTATGACAGATTGCATACTTATTTGAGCACGTCTGATTCCGTTTTGATCAGAGGTCAGGCCAATGTTGGACTCTCTTTACCTACCGATGTCCTTAAAAAAATATATGTAACCAATGCAACGGATCTATTGAAACTATAA
- a CDS encoding response regulator transcription factor, translating to MIDTEYPSTARITSLGARAFLSKIPGISDAENTSPGLLLAIYQVEEKRFLYFSRTLRQKLGNKAKKILLEGWNLWFTNVAYHESPGIRNRIRNFLSVATERKPISLKYHINDADESSILVRHEIVLYRLRDCTLAINYLFDISERERIERLLSRDKHYQNNYGKRFDRISPREKEVLELIADGYSSKQIAGMLCISNHTAITHRKNLIAKFGVRNTAQLIKNASLVMEW from the coding sequence ATGATTGACACGGAGTATCCATCCACAGCAAGAATAACCTCCTTGGGGGCCAGGGCATTCCTATCAAAAATTCCCGGAATTTCCGATGCGGAGAATACCTCGCCGGGTCTTCTGCTTGCCATATACCAGGTCGAGGAAAAACGCTTTCTGTATTTCAGCAGAACCTTGAGACAAAAATTGGGAAACAAGGCGAAAAAAATCCTCCTTGAAGGGTGGAACCTATGGTTTACGAACGTGGCGTACCACGAGTCGCCCGGGATTAGAAACCGGATACGGAATTTTTTGTCGGTAGCGACTGAACGGAAACCGATAAGCCTGAAATATCATATTAACGATGCCGACGAAAGCAGCATTTTGGTCCGTCACGAAATCGTCCTTTATCGGCTACGGGACTGCACCTTGGCGATAAACTATCTTTTCGATATTTCGGAAAGGGAACGAATCGAACGGTTACTGAGCCGCGATAAGCATTATCAAAACAATTATGGTAAGCGTTTCGACCGGATATCTCCTCGGGAAAAGGAAGTATTGGAACTCATTGCCGATGGATATTCGTCTAAACAAATCGCGGGTATGTTATGTATCAGTAACCATACGGCCATAACGCACCGCAAAAATTTGATTGCGAAATTCGGGGTACGTAATACTGCTCAACTTATTAAAAACGCGTCATTGGTGATGGAATGGTGA